A genomic stretch from Streptomyces sp. QL37 includes:
- a CDS encoding alpha/beta hydrolase, with product MPEEIIRSLTVDGLRYGYRLLPRDPAAEGAHVTEPVLVIGGALQGMFGWPQMDEHLGPVADVVTADLPGMGSADPLPPGPSAPVLRAAVTGIIDDLGVSRINLFGFSYGAAIAFGCARHDPGRVARLVLGGVPTHIDEDRRAYWQRATQTLAEGDAEGFAALAADGLMCLDPDRPVHRRELARRYVRRSFLHALAHSEHAADSLRRALGDRPDFSGGLSGVPALVFAGEHDTVTSPELQREFAATIEGSHFLTLPESDHWVVLERSDEVAALVTRFFTDQPLGPAMARLPHQARADEAVAAESAPAPPPEPGSYASR from the coding sequence ATGCCCGAGGAGATCATCCGGTCCCTCACCGTGGACGGACTGCGCTACGGCTATCGTCTCCTGCCCCGTGATCCGGCCGCGGAGGGAGCCCATGTCACCGAACCGGTCCTCGTCATCGGCGGGGCGCTCCAGGGCATGTTCGGCTGGCCGCAGATGGACGAGCATCTGGGCCCGGTGGCCGACGTGGTGACGGCCGACCTGCCGGGCATGGGCTCCGCCGACCCCCTGCCGCCCGGTCCCAGCGCCCCGGTCCTGCGCGCCGCGGTCACCGGGATCATCGACGACCTGGGCGTTTCCCGGATCAACCTCTTCGGCTTCTCCTACGGCGCCGCCATCGCCTTCGGCTGCGCACGGCACGACCCGGGCCGCGTCGCCCGGCTGGTCCTCGGCGGAGTCCCCACCCACATCGATGAGGACCGGCGGGCGTACTGGCAGCGGGCGACGCAGACCCTGGCCGAGGGGGACGCGGAGGGCTTCGCGGCGCTGGCCGCCGACGGGCTGATGTGCCTGGACCCGGACCGCCCCGTGCACCGGAGGGAGCTCGCGCGGCGCTATGTGCGGCGCTCCTTCCTGCACGCGCTCGCCCACTCGGAGCACGCCGCCGACTCGTTGCGGCGGGCGCTGGGCGACCGGCCGGACTTCTCCGGCGGACTTTCGGGCGTACCGGCCCTGGTCTTCGCCGGGGAGCACGACACGGTCACCTCGCCGGAGCTCCAGAGGGAGTTCGCCGCGACCATCGAGGGGAGCCACTTCCTCACCCTCCCCGAATCCGACCACTGGGTCGTGCTGGAGCGGTCGGACGAGGTCGCCGCCCTCGTGACCCGCTTCTTCACGGACCAGCCGCTCGGACCGGCCATGGCCCGGCTCCCGCACCAGGCGCGGGCCGACGAGGCCGTAGCGGCGGAATCCGCACCCGCACCCCCTCCGGAGCCGGGTTCGTACGCCTCGCGGTGA
- a CDS encoding beta-ketoacyl-[acyl-carrier-protein] synthase family protein, translating to MTGRGPFARRSARPGIEPFSAAVTGVGLVTAAGVGAEEAWRGVCDTASAPSVPHLPELDGLPCDFMYTVDALDTRAALGVAAQRLMDRFSQLAVVAAREAVADAGLDPSVWDSGRVAVVIGSAHGGLPFYDEQHTILTERGARRVSPKLAPLTVVNGAASSVAMDLGVHGPSQAVSTACSSGTVAIGTAHQMLRTGACDIVVAGGAESVRSRLLIASACQMRAVSTRRDDPQAACRPFDTHRDGFVVGEGAGLLVMEHPEHARARGATVRAHVAGYGASSDAHSAVAPDPDGLGIERALRTALADAGIDALDVGHVNAHGTSTVANDLIEATMLRRVLGDHPLVTSTKAMTGHTLGAAGGIETALTVLALQRQLVPPTGNLDAPDPAIPVEVVSKEARRAAFDCAVKTSLGFGGHNAALVLTRA from the coding sequence GTGACGGGCCGGGGGCCGTTCGCACGCAGGTCCGCCCGGCCGGGCATCGAGCCCTTCAGCGCAGCCGTCACCGGTGTCGGCCTGGTCACCGCGGCCGGAGTGGGGGCCGAGGAGGCCTGGCGCGGCGTGTGCGACACGGCGTCCGCCCCCTCCGTGCCGCACCTGCCGGAACTCGACGGGCTGCCCTGCGACTTCATGTACACCGTCGACGCCCTGGACACGAGGGCCGCGCTGGGCGTGGCCGCGCAGCGGCTGATGGACCGCTTCTCGCAGCTCGCCGTCGTCGCCGCCCGTGAGGCCGTCGCGGACGCGGGGCTCGACCCCTCGGTCTGGGACAGCGGACGGGTCGCCGTCGTCATCGGCTCCGCCCACGGCGGCCTGCCCTTCTACGACGAGCAGCACACCATCCTCACCGAGCGCGGCGCGCGCCGTGTCTCCCCGAAGCTCGCCCCGCTGACCGTCGTCAACGGCGCCGCCAGCAGCGTCGCCATGGACCTGGGTGTGCACGGCCCGAGCCAGGCCGTGTCCACGGCCTGCTCCTCGGGCACCGTGGCCATCGGCACGGCCCACCAGATGCTCCGCACCGGGGCCTGCGACATCGTCGTCGCGGGCGGAGCCGAATCGGTCCGTTCCCGGCTCCTGATCGCCAGTGCCTGCCAGATGCGGGCCGTCTCCACCCGCCGGGACGACCCCCAGGCCGCCTGCCGCCCCTTCGACACGCACCGCGACGGCTTCGTCGTCGGCGAGGGCGCCGGCCTCCTCGTCATGGAGCACCCGGAGCACGCCCGGGCCCGGGGCGCCACCGTCCGAGCGCATGTCGCCGGCTACGGGGCCTCCAGCGACGCCCACTCCGCCGTCGCCCCCGACCCCGACGGCCTCGGCATCGAGCGGGCCCTGCGGACGGCCCTCGCCGACGCGGGCATCGACGCCCTCGACGTCGGCCATGTCAACGCCCACGGGACGTCGACGGTCGCCAACGACCTCATCGAGGCGACCATGCTGCGCCGCGTCCTCGGCGACCATCCGCTCGTCACCTCGACGAAGGCCATGACCGGGCACACCCTGGGCGCCGCGGGAGGCATCGAGACCGCGCTGACCGTCCTGGCGCTCCAGCGCCAGCTCGTCCCGCCGACCGGCAACCTCGACGCCCCCGACCCGGCGATCCCCGTCGAGGTGGTGAGCAAGGAGGCCCGGCGCGCCGCGTTCGACTGCGCCGTCAAGACCTCGCTCGGCTTCGGCGGCCACAACGCGGCGCTCGTGCTCACCAGGGCCTGA
- a CDS encoding acyl carrier protein, giving the protein MSTSEEISALLVTRFGTDPEAIRPEVPLRQLRLDSLALEELRLLIEDRMDIDLEDVVLSSRDTVGSLVAAVRTKAGA; this is encoded by the coding sequence ATGAGCACCTCGGAAGAGATCAGCGCCTTGCTCGTCACCAGGTTCGGAACCGATCCGGAAGCCATCCGGCCCGAGGTGCCGCTCAGGCAGCTGAGGCTGGACTCGCTCGCCCTGGAGGAGCTCCGGCTCCTCATCGAGGACCGGATGGACATCGATCTGGAGGACGTCGTCCTGTCGTCACGCGACACCGTGGGAAGTCTGGTCGCGGCCGTGCGCACCAAGGCCGGCGCGTGA
- a CDS encoding nitroreductase family deazaflavin-dependent oxidoreductase, protein MRFRRAAAAGDTMGTAVRTYGHEDLAEDEAAVVTERNDGAVTPSPAKWVAAQAELYESSGGTKGTTQLGVDCLLLDYVGRRSGAVRRTVLMYGRDGDDWLIVGSNGGSDSHPLWYLNLLADPAVDVRVGTERFPALAETLSPEEKERVWPHLVEVFPRYAEYRAKTSRDIPVVRLRRR, encoded by the coding sequence GTGCGATTCCGGCGCGCCGCGGCGGCGGGTGACACGATGGGCACGGCCGTACGGACGTACGGACACGAGGACCTGGCGGAGGACGAGGCAGCAGTGGTGACGGAGCGGAACGACGGGGCGGTCACGCCCAGCCCGGCCAAGTGGGTGGCGGCACAGGCGGAGTTGTACGAGTCGTCCGGCGGCACGAAGGGCACCACCCAGCTCGGCGTGGACTGCCTGCTGCTGGACTATGTCGGCCGGCGCAGCGGCGCCGTGCGACGGACGGTGCTGATGTACGGCCGGGACGGCGACGACTGGCTGATCGTAGGTTCGAACGGCGGCTCCGACAGCCATCCCCTCTGGTACCTGAACCTGCTGGCCGACCCCGCGGTGGACGTACGGGTGGGCACGGAACGCTTCCCGGCCCTCGCCGAGACGCTCTCCCCCGAGGAGAAGGAGCGGGTGTGGCCCCATCTGGTGGAGGTCTTCCCCCGCTACGCCGAGTACCGGGCGAAGACCTCCCGCGACATCCCCGTCGTCCGGCTCCGACGGCGCTGA
- a CDS encoding nitroreductase family protein — MTFETVYADAPAPDGPALFPTMSTMRAMRRLKPDAVPDETIDQLVQAAVWGPSGGNMQCYEYVVVTDRAVMAELAPLWKRCVDAYLATTGKHAPKGMDDAAYGRMVAAIEHQRDHFADTPALIIPCYKFPEPEFDEEGLGVYAESLGPAGLEHMGNTQTRFQALAEGSCVYPGVQNILLAARALGLAANLTIWHLMLEGEWKKALGIPSDTHTFAVIPVGWPQGNFGPVRRRPVADVIHRNRW, encoded by the coding sequence ATGACATTCGAAACGGTGTACGCCGACGCCCCCGCCCCCGACGGGCCCGCCCTCTTCCCGACCATGTCCACCATGCGCGCCATGCGCCGCCTCAAGCCGGACGCCGTCCCGGACGAGACGATCGACCAGCTCGTACAGGCGGCCGTCTGGGGGCCGAGCGGCGGCAACATGCAGTGTTACGAGTACGTGGTGGTCACCGACCGCGCGGTGATGGCCGAGCTGGCCCCGCTCTGGAAGCGGTGCGTGGACGCCTATCTCGCGACGACCGGCAAGCACGCGCCGAAGGGCATGGACGACGCGGCGTACGGGCGGATGGTCGCGGCGATCGAGCACCAGCGCGACCACTTCGCGGACACCCCGGCGCTGATCATCCCCTGCTACAAGTTCCCGGAGCCGGAGTTCGACGAGGAGGGTCTGGGGGTCTACGCCGAGTCGCTCGGCCCCGCGGGTCTCGAGCACATGGGGAACACGCAGACGCGTTTCCAGGCGCTCGCGGAGGGCTCCTGCGTCTATCCGGGCGTCCAGAACATCCTGCTCGCCGCTCGGGCGCTGGGGCTCGCGGCCAATCTCACCATCTGGCATCTGATGCTGGAGGGGGAGTGGAAGAAGGCGCTCGGCATCCCGTCGGACACGCACACCTTCGCCGTCATCCCGGTGGGGTGGCCCCAGGGCAACTTCGGGCCGGTCCGCCGTCGCCCGGTGGCCGACGTGATCCACCGGAACCGCTGGTAA
- a CDS encoding peptidoglycan-binding protein, with translation MPRRPAGHTRGRAAVLASLTVTALVATGHPAGAAPADTDTDPMNQAFEQAAEEYGVPRDLLAAVGYGETHLNGHSGRPSQDNGYGVMHLVSNPLNHSLEQAAALTGESTADLREDTEANILGGAAVLRSHADALGLDTAERADIDAWYPAVARYSGTDGAVAALYADTVYTFLAQGLRATVAGGELVTVTSRPVSPEKGPLAKADLTAKSPDYPAALWVAANSANFAAGRTATVDKVVIHVTQGSYAGTISWFQNATSKVSSHYVVRSSDGQITQMVRDSDTAYHAKSANASSLGIEHEGFVDDPSWFTDTMYRSSAALTTYLCDRYGIPKDRSHIIGHSEAPGNDHTDPGANWNWTYYMQLVGGSGSGADGLSFASYTTQKTGSTGAQAKAVQALLNKQGYDAGTEDGIFGAKTESAVRLFQTARGLDSDGAVGPKTWTALLSAGTTPTLVSGASGDAVKRLQRALTAALGRTVAVDGAFGANTDKAVRDYQSTRKLSVDGSVGPDTWKALQSGR, from the coding sequence ATGCCCCGACGTCCCGCCGGCCACACCCGCGGCCGCGCAGCCGTTCTGGCCTCTCTCACCGTCACCGCACTCGTCGCCACGGGCCACCCGGCCGGCGCCGCTCCCGCGGACACGGACACGGACCCGATGAACCAGGCCTTCGAGCAAGCCGCCGAGGAATACGGCGTACCGCGTGACCTGCTCGCCGCCGTCGGCTACGGCGAGACGCACCTGAACGGGCACTCCGGACGCCCCAGCCAGGACAACGGCTACGGCGTCATGCATCTCGTGAGCAACCCCCTCAACCACTCCCTGGAGCAGGCCGCCGCACTGACGGGTGAGTCCACGGCCGACCTGCGCGAGGACACCGAGGCCAACATCCTGGGCGGCGCGGCCGTACTGCGCAGCCACGCCGACGCGCTCGGGCTGGACACGGCCGAGCGGGCGGACATCGACGCCTGGTACCCGGCCGTGGCCCGCTACAGCGGAACCGACGGCGCCGTCGCCGCGCTCTACGCGGACACCGTCTACACCTTCCTCGCCCAGGGGCTGCGGGCCACCGTCGCCGGGGGCGAGCTGGTCACGGTCACCTCCCGCCCCGTCTCCCCCGAGAAGGGCCCCCTCGCGAAGGCCGACCTCACGGCCAAGAGCCCGGACTACCCCGCCGCGCTCTGGGTCGCCGCCAATTCCGCCAACTTCGCGGCGGGCCGCACGGCGACGGTGGACAAGGTCGTCATCCATGTCACGCAGGGCTCGTACGCCGGGACCATCAGCTGGTTCCAGAACGCGACGTCGAAGGTCAGCTCCCACTACGTGGTCCGCTCCTCGGACGGCCAGATCACCCAGATGGTGCGCGACTCGGACACCGCGTACCACGCCAAGAGCGCCAACGCCTCGTCGCTCGGCATCGAGCACGAGGGGTTCGTCGACGACCCGTCGTGGTTCACCGACACGATGTACCGTTCCTCGGCCGCACTGACGACGTACCTCTGCGACCGGTACGGCATCCCCAAGGACCGGTCGCACATCATCGGGCACAGCGAGGCCCCGGGCAACGACCACACCGACCCGGGCGCCAACTGGAACTGGACCTACTACATGCAGCTCGTCGGCGGCTCGGGCAGCGGGGCCGACGGGCTGAGCTTCGCGTCGTACACGACCCAGAAGACGGGTTCGACGGGCGCCCAGGCCAAGGCCGTGCAGGCACTGCTCAACAAGCAGGGGTACGACGCGGGCACCGAGGACGGCATCTTCGGGGCGAAGACGGAGAGCGCCGTACGGTTGTTCCAGACCGCCCGTGGTCTCGACTCCGACGGGGCGGTCGGCCCGAAGACCTGGACCGCGCTGCTCTCGGCCGGCACGACGCCGACGCTCGTCAGCGGCGCCTCGGGCGACGCGGTGAAGCGGCTCCAGCGGGCACTGACCGCCGCGCTGGGCAGAACCGTGGCCGTCGACGGCGCCTTCGGCGCGAACACGGACAAGGCGGTCCGCGACTACCAGAGCACACGGAAGCTGTCGGTGGACGGCAGCGTCGGCCCGGACACCTGGAAGGCACTGCAGTCCGGACGCTGA
- a CDS encoding DUF3291 domain-containing protein, with the protein MPTLPWVTPQPPPSEGTTVVMASRFEVRSLRDVPRFFLKSMVAWKQVRSAPGAFGASLVAQPAKRVFYTLSAWESRDALYTFARTEPHRGIMTALKPTMRSSTFTFWEAPVGQLPITWAEAKRRIEEQRETDAAGVGDAAS; encoded by the coding sequence ATGCCGACTCTGCCGTGGGTCACCCCCCAGCCGCCTCCGTCCGAAGGCACGACCGTGGTCATGGCCTCACGCTTCGAGGTCCGGTCCCTGCGCGATGTGCCGCGTTTCTTCCTGAAGTCGATGGTCGCCTGGAAGCAGGTCCGGTCCGCGCCGGGCGCCTTCGGCGCCTCGCTCGTCGCCCAGCCGGCGAAGCGGGTGTTCTACACGCTCTCGGCCTGGGAGAGCCGCGACGCGCTCTACACCTTCGCCAGGACGGAGCCGCACCGCGGCATCATGACCGCCCTCAAGCCCACGATGCGCTCCTCCACGTTCACCTTCTGGGAGGCTCCGGTCGGACAGCTGCCGATCACGTGGGCCGAGGCGAAGCGCCGTATCGAGGAACAGCGGGAGACGGACGCCGCCGGCGTGGGAGACGCGGCGTCCTGA
- a CDS encoding DUF3626 domain-containing protein: MSADLPQAWARALRHVASLSAGPPLDPSLRVTLNFHPDRVSGGRTVLERLAEDGVYVSQFVTGTSNGGLTAHPGGDRWRWESRIFGGAYDRASARERPVYGALNFRRSPYGAAPRFGSAHLRLGAAVLGRSTFCYPDSFMEPEDFGVVANAGRVVALAAAVDRDALDDYVEAQVHRPVRLVRDVEAVVLDPCHEGTETEAAAKALPFPVEWHSGFRLSVDELARHPEYRGPEYVELGRALAVGGFLDPLVLGEAARTGAHDPQDLKRVWHLLARFGR; encoded by the coding sequence ATGAGCGCCGACCTCCCGCAGGCATGGGCACGCGCCCTGCGACACGTGGCGTCACTGTCCGCGGGGCCGCCCCTGGACCCCTCCCTGCGCGTGACGCTGAATTTCCACCCCGACCGCGTCAGCGGTGGACGCACCGTCCTGGAACGGCTCGCCGAGGACGGTGTGTACGTCTCCCAGTTCGTCACCGGCACGAGCAACGGCGGTCTCACCGCGCACCCGGGCGGTGACCGGTGGCGCTGGGAGAGCCGGATCTTCGGCGGCGCCTACGACCGCGCGAGCGCGCGGGAGCGGCCCGTCTACGGCGCGCTGAACTTCCGCCGTTCCCCGTACGGCGCCGCGCCCCGCTTCGGCTCGGCCCATCTCCGGCTGGGAGCAGCGGTGTTGGGGCGGTCCACGTTCTGCTACCCGGACAGCTTCATGGAGCCGGAGGACTTCGGCGTGGTGGCGAACGCCGGCCGTGTCGTCGCGCTCGCCGCTGCCGTCGACCGCGACGCCTTGGACGACTACGTCGAGGCCCAGGTGCACCGCCCGGTCCGCCTCGTCCGGGACGTCGAGGCGGTCGTCCTGGACCCGTGTCACGAGGGCACGGAGACGGAGGCCGCGGCGAAGGCGCTGCCCTTCCCCGTGGAGTGGCACAGCGGATTCCGGCTCTCCGTGGACGAGTTGGCCCGCCACCCGGAGTACCGCGGCCCCGAGTACGTCGAGTTGGGCCGCGCCCTCGCCGTCGGCGGATTCCTCGATCCCCTGGTCCTCGGCGAGGCCGCCCGTACCGGTGCGCACGATCCGCAGGACCTCAAGCGGGTGTGGCACCTGCTGGCACGCTTCGGCCGCTGA
- a CDS encoding urease accessory protein UreD, which yields MTRHGEPTVVTVHRDAGGRDVATDLRPGGFLAPRPLCPSGGGLHLALVGTTAGLLAGDELRIRVTVGPGARLHLMEPAGLVAYDHRGGRSSWRAVVEIAPGGELTWDSKPFVVSTGADVTRDMDVTTAPGARMLWRDTLVLGRSGERGGRIRARTRAVHDGRELLVEDLDLTDPGVRELPGVLGPHRIVGAVTALGADPGGATHPSRTDFAGPGAQVRLLGTEAPSVERELTGVWQSWRASGDG from the coding sequence GTGACCCGGCACGGCGAACCGACCGTCGTCACCGTCCACCGCGACGCCGGCGGCCGGGACGTCGCGACCGACCTGCGTCCTGGCGGCTTCCTCGCCCCGCGCCCCCTGTGCCCGTCCGGGGGCGGGCTGCACCTCGCCCTGGTCGGTACGACGGCGGGCCTGCTCGCCGGTGACGAACTGCGGATCCGCGTGACCGTCGGCCCGGGAGCCCGGCTGCACCTCATGGAGCCCGCAGGCCTGGTCGCCTACGACCACCGGGGCGGCCGCTCGTCGTGGCGGGCCGTCGTCGAGATCGCCCCGGGTGGTGAACTCACTTGGGACTCCAAGCCGTTCGTGGTCTCCACCGGAGCCGATGTCACCCGGGACATGGACGTGACGACGGCCCCCGGGGCCCGGATGCTGTGGCGCGACACCCTGGTACTCGGCCGCTCCGGCGAACGCGGAGGCCGGATCAGAGCGAGGACCAGAGCCGTTCACGACGGCCGCGAGCTGCTCGTGGAGGACCTCGACCTCACCGACCCGGGCGTACGCGAACTCCCCGGCGTGCTCGGCCCGCACCGGATCGTCGGCGCCGTCACCGCCCTCGGGGCCGACCCCGGCGGAGCGACGCACCCCTCCCGCACGGATTTCGCGGGCCCGGGCGCGCAGGTGCGGCTGCTCGGCACCGAAGCTCCCTCCGTGGAAAGGGAACTGACGGGCGTATGGCAGAGCTGGCGTGCGTCCGGTGACGGCTGA
- the ureG gene encoding urease accessory protein UreG, whose amino-acid sequence MPEQNNQHFHEPLNQPRALRLGVAGPVGTGKSSILATLCRQLAGELSMAVVTNDIYTDEDARFLRSAGVLPTERIRAVETGACPHTAIRDDVSSNLDAVEDLEEAYGPLDLILVESGGDNLTATFSPALADAQIFTIDVAGGGDVARKGGPGITRADLLVINKTDLAPYVEVDVERMVADASSVRDGLPVLALSKHDADSVDRLADWVRSVLARHRAGSHIPNDPGPMAPHSHPRR is encoded by the coding sequence TTGCCTGAGCAGAACAACCAGCACTTCCACGAGCCCCTCAACCAGCCCCGCGCCCTGCGCCTCGGGGTCGCCGGACCCGTCGGCACCGGCAAGAGCTCCATCCTCGCCACCCTCTGCCGTCAGCTGGCCGGGGAACTCTCCATGGCGGTCGTCACCAACGACATCTACACCGACGAGGACGCCCGCTTCCTCCGCTCGGCCGGGGTCCTGCCCACCGAACGCATCCGCGCGGTGGAGACCGGGGCCTGCCCGCACACCGCGATCCGCGACGACGTGAGCAGCAACCTGGACGCCGTCGAGGACCTGGAGGAGGCCTACGGGCCGCTGGACCTGATCCTCGTGGAGAGCGGCGGCGACAACCTCACCGCCACCTTCAGTCCTGCCCTGGCCGACGCCCAGATCTTCACCATCGACGTCGCGGGCGGGGGCGACGTGGCCCGTAAGGGCGGCCCCGGCATCACCCGCGCCGACCTGCTGGTCATCAACAAGACCGACCTCGCCCCGTACGTCGAGGTCGATGTGGAGCGGATGGTCGCCGACGCCTCCTCCGTGCGCGACGGCCTGCCGGTGCTCGCCCTGTCCAAGCACGACGCGGACTCCGTCGACCGGCTCGCGGACTGGGTACGGTCGGTGCTCGCGCGCCACCGGGCGGGCAGCCACATCCCCAACGACCCCGGACCGATGGCGCCGCACAGCCACCCGCGCCGGTGA
- a CDS encoding urease accessory UreF family protein gives MGALGPLLLADGRLPVGAYTYSAGLEPAVAAGLTRDQVPALLRARLHTTAVTEAAAAVLALRAAGQDPVDYGRVQQALEARTPVAPLRAASTTLGRGVHRLARRLAPGHPAVLALSGVRPKPLRPVALGALGAALGVGEEELAYAVVYDELQTVTSAALKLLPGDPLDSVVWILGAEPDAAAAVSAALAVRTPDTLPARTAPLTERWALDHERSERRLFLA, from the coding sequence ATGGGCGCGCTCGGACCCCTGCTCCTGGCCGACGGCCGGCTCCCCGTCGGCGCCTACACGTACAGCGCCGGCCTGGAACCCGCCGTCGCGGCGGGCCTCACCCGCGACCAGGTACCCGCACTGCTGCGGGCCCGGCTGCACACCACCGCCGTCACCGAGGCCGCCGCCGCGGTCCTCGCCCTGCGGGCCGCCGGGCAGGACCCGGTGGACTACGGCCGCGTCCAGCAGGCCCTGGAGGCCCGCACCCCGGTGGCGCCGCTGCGGGCGGCGTCCACGACGCTCGGCCGTGGCGTCCACCGGCTGGCGCGGCGCCTCGCCCCGGGCCACCCGGCGGTCCTCGCCCTTTCGGGCGTCCGGCCGAAGCCACTGCGGCCGGTGGCGCTCGGCGCGCTCGGGGCGGCGCTCGGAGTGGGGGAGGAGGAACTGGCGTACGCCGTCGTCTACGACGAGCTGCAGACCGTCACCTCCGCCGCGCTGAAGCTGCTGCCCGGTGACCCGCTCGACTCGGTCGTCTGGATCCTCGGCGCGGAACCGGACGCCGCGGCCGCGGTGTCCGCCGCCCTCGCGGTGCGTACGCCGGACACCCTGCCCGCCCGCACCGCCCCGCTCACCGAGCGGTGGGCGCTCGACCACGAACGAAGCGAACGGAGACTCTTCCTTGCCTGA
- a CDS encoding urease subunit alpha, with the protein MAQLTRAAYAALYGPTVGDRIRLADTGLWIEVEEDRCFGGDEAVFGGGKSIRESMAQATTPSAAGALDLVITNVVVLDHWGVVKTDVGVRGGRVVALGRSGNPDISDGVHPDLVIGPGTDVVSGEGRVLTAGAVDTHVHFLMPETLGEALATGTTTVIGGGTGASEGSKATTVTPGAWNLAMMHRSLDRIPLNVMLFGKGSTVGEEGLREAALGGAGGYKVHEDWGATPAAIDAALRAADTFGLQVALHADSLNEAGYVEGTLDAIGGRGIHVFHAEGAGGGHAPDIITVASHPHILPASTNPTLPHTVNTVAEHLDMLMVCHHLNPRVPEDLAFAESRIRATTIAAEDVLHDIGALSITSSDAQAMGRIGEVVCRTWQVAHVMKERFGDRGTLLPADNERARRYVAKYTICPAVAHGIDHVVGSVEPGKLADLVLWDPPFFGIRPAAVIKGGMVVLAPLGDANAAIPTTQPVLLRPTAAAGAAAHLSVSFVAPAALEGGLAERLGLERELVAVRPTRHLTKADLPNNTALPVIDVDPETFAIRVDGELVVPGPATGLPLAQRYSMF; encoded by the coding sequence ATGGCGCAGCTGACCCGCGCCGCCTACGCGGCGCTGTACGGCCCGACCGTGGGCGACCGCATCCGGCTGGCCGACACCGGTCTCTGGATCGAGGTGGAGGAGGACCGCTGCTTCGGCGGGGACGAGGCGGTCTTCGGCGGCGGCAAGTCCATCCGCGAGTCGATGGCCCAGGCCACCACGCCGAGCGCCGCGGGCGCTCTGGACCTCGTCATCACCAACGTCGTCGTCCTCGACCACTGGGGCGTCGTCAAGACCGACGTCGGCGTCCGCGGAGGTCGCGTGGTGGCCCTCGGGCGCTCCGGCAATCCCGACATCAGCGACGGTGTCCACCCGGATCTCGTCATCGGCCCGGGCACCGACGTCGTCTCCGGCGAAGGGCGCGTCCTGACCGCCGGGGCCGTCGACACCCATGTCCACTTCCTGATGCCGGAGACCCTGGGCGAGGCGCTCGCCACCGGAACCACCACCGTCATCGGCGGCGGCACCGGAGCCTCCGAAGGCTCCAAGGCCACCACCGTCACCCCAGGCGCCTGGAACCTCGCGATGATGCACCGGTCCCTGGACCGGATCCCGCTCAACGTCATGCTCTTCGGAAAGGGTTCCACCGTCGGGGAGGAAGGGCTGCGCGAGGCCGCGCTCGGCGGGGCCGGCGGCTACAAGGTCCACGAGGACTGGGGTGCCACCCCCGCCGCGATCGACGCCGCCCTGCGGGCCGCCGACACCTTCGGACTCCAGGTCGCCCTGCACGCGGACAGTCTCAACGAGGCCGGCTACGTCGAAGGCACCCTCGACGCGATCGGCGGACGCGGCATCCACGTGTTCCACGCCGAAGGCGCCGGCGGCGGCCACGCGCCCGACATCATCACCGTGGCCTCGCACCCCCACATCCTCCCGGCGTCCACCAATCCCACGCTCCCGCACACCGTCAACACCGTCGCCGAGCACCTCGACATGCTGATGGTCTGTCACCACCTCAACCCACGCGTCCCCGAGGACCTGGCCTTCGCCGAGTCCCGGATCCGCGCCACCACCATCGCCGCCGAGGACGTCCTGCACGACATCGGCGCCCTTTCCATCACCTCGTCCGACGCCCAGGCCATGGGGCGGATCGGCGAGGTCGTCTGCCGCACCTGGCAGGTGGCCCACGTCATGAAGGAGCGCTTCGGCGACCGGGGCACCCTGCTTCCGGCCGACAACGAACGGGCACGTCGCTATGTCGCCAAATACACCATCTGCCCCGCCGTCGCCCATGGCATCGACCACGTCGTCGGCTCCGTCGAGCCGGGCAAGCTCGCCGACCTGGTGCTCTGGGACCCCCCGTTCTTCGGGATCCGCCCCGCCGCGGTCATCAAGGGCGGCATGGTCGTGCTGGCGCCGCTCGGCGACGCCAACGCGGCCATCCCCACGACCCAGCCGGTCCTGCTGCGCCCGACCGCCGCCGCCGGAGCGGCCGCCCACCTGTCGGTGAGCTTCGTGGCCCCGGCCGCCCTGGAGGGCGGCCTCGCCGAACGGCTCGGTCTGGAACGCGAACTGGTCGCCGTGCGGCCCACCCGCCACCTGACCAAGGCCGACCTGCCGAACAACACGGCGCTGCCCGTCATCGACGTGGACCCGGAGACCTTCGCGATCCGCGTCGACGGGGAACTCGTCGTACCCGGCCCGGCCACCGGACTGCCGCTCGCCCAGCGGTACAGCATGTTCTGA